Part of the Gammaproteobacteria bacterium genome is shown below.
GTATCAGATAACGAGCGAAACCGCTATGCCAAATCAGGAGATCAACGCGGCAGATATACTGGCCGCACGTTGGTTGCAGTGTGCCCGCCTTCCTTTTGTTCACTCTCTTTCAGATAGAATTCTACGATGGTATCACGGCTCTGCATATCGTCTTGGGTGAGCCCTTCGGCCATTTCGTTGATATGGCAAAAGACGCTCCGATATGGAGAATCAGGGTCACGTTGATCTGTTACCCAAAGATGGGGACTGACGTTACGAATAAAACGCAGGAAACCGTAACCCTTCTCAGGAAACCACTTGGTGGGTACTCCACGTACGCAAGAACCCGACGCCCCCCACTCGTTTTTAGGCTCGTAGGAAAACGGCAACAGATCCGGGATTAGATAGCCGTTATAAAAGGCATCTACTTGCCGAGTCAACTCCCGAGAGATGTTTTGAAAGGCCAGCAACTCCACCCGCGTCCCTTTATCCTGAAGGGCTCCCACTACTTGTAAGAAATCGCCATCTCCAGTGACCAACAACACTTGATCCAAATGATCACCCTGGAGCATGGCATCTACCGCTAGATCTAAGTCAGCGTTGACCTTGGTAGTAATATTCCCTTCATCGTCCTTGTAGCGACGAACCTCCTTCACCACAATCTTCCAGCCATAGTCACGCACCGTCTGTTGATAGGCACGAGTCTTGCGAGCGTACTCGGGATCGGATTGTGCCCGCTCGCGGTCAAAAGCAAGATACGTATTAAGGCGCAACAAGAGCCCATTATCCCGTGCCGCAAAACGGCGCAGGATGTCATAGCGCATATAATAACCACCATTCATTTTAATATTCTCGGCATCCACAAAGACACCGACACGTAGACCAGGATTCAAAGGACCTCCGAAATAGATTTTAATAACATGGAAAAATACAAAACCTCAAGGAAAAACACAAACAATCTTATACTAGATCATCAATGAAACCACGACAACCCAGGCATGGTATGCCGCTGCTATTCCATTCACTTTCTCATACAAGAAAAACACCCAATCCACTCAGCTCTTCTTCTTAATTAATTCAAGTTGGCACCCATCGGCCAATTCAACCGTCATTCCGGCAGGGATTACTGAAACCCAGATGCCAAGGATGGTTTGGCCTATGATTCACCTCTCTAACTATCTCTACCAAGATAATGAATAGCGAGACCTGGAGTAATCAAAAAAGACGGAACTCGTGGAACCTATCCAACCGCAAACCGATAATGTTTTTTAATCGGAGCAAGGACATTCCAAGTACAGGACAGACCTGCCGAAAAATGAACCAAATCACCGGATCTCAAGCGCATCTGCTCCTCCCCGCCCGCAGGAGTCACAATCACCTCTCCCGCGAGAATGTAACAGGTTTCATCGACATCATAGGTCCAGGGAAAAGATGAAACCTCTTTCGTCCAGATTGGCCAGTCATAGACCCCTAACACCTCCAACTTAGCGGGTGTCGGATTATGCTCTACGTTCAGGGCCAAGACACTCATTGCTGCCACTCCCGCTGAAAATTGGTTACTACCGGATATAGTAACCCAAGTTACCACCTCGCAAACTAGCAATTTGCATTAGTAAGACATTGACCAAAAAGTAGATCAAGATCTACGCCAGTAGTAATCCGGTGCAAGACATCGTATCGCCAGATTTTTCCGTTGGTTGACACGACGCACAGAGATAAAGCTCAACCAGAATACTGACGCTGGATCCACTGCCGGATACGCACTGCATCTGCGGGACAACTGTATTTGCCCGAGTTCTCCAACAGCACCAGAATAACCGGCGTTTCGTTGATGCGCACCTGCATCACCAGACAGTGACCCGCCTCGTTGATGTAACCCGTCTTACTCAATCCAATATCCCAACTCCCCCCTCTCACCAAGCGGTTGGTATTGACAAAGAGCGTGGGACGTTTGCTCCTACCTACTCCAAACTCCGCAGAGGCGGTGGTAGTAATCTCATGGATGAGGCTATAACGATGGGCGGCACGCACCATCTTCACC
Proteins encoded:
- a CDS encoding conserved hypothetical protein (Evidence 4 : Unknown function but conserved in other organisms) is translated as MNPGLRVGVFVDAENIKMNGGYYMRYDILRRFAARDNGLLLRLNTYLAFDRERAQSDPEYARKTRAYQQTVRDYGWKIVVKEVRRYKDDEGNITTKVNADLDLAVDAMLQGDHLDQVLLVTGDGDFLQVVGALQDKGTRVELLAFQNISRELTRQVDAFYNGYLIPDLLPFSYEPKNEWGASGSCVRGVPTKWFPEKGYGFLRFIRNVSPHLWVTDQRDPDSPYRSVFCHINEMAEGLTQDDMQSRDTIVEFYLKESEQKEGGHTATNVRPVYLPR
- a CDS encoding Cupin, translated to MSVLALNVEHNPTPAKLEVLGVYDWPIWTKEVSSFPWTYDVDETCYILAGEVIVTPAGGEEQMRLRSGDLVHFSAGLSCTWNVLAPIKKHYRFAVG